The following are encoded together in the Oncorhynchus clarkii lewisi isolate Uvic-CL-2024 chromosome 25, UVic_Ocla_1.0, whole genome shotgun sequence genome:
- the LOC139384130 gene encoding claudin-23: protein MQTPASMVMGIVFAPLGLVLVFMAAITPQWREGQTQLVGVAGAEPRLLLRTDGLWESCLQVAHSELKQCWPVEGAYQSDPQVRLAQGLVLSSLFLCGAGIVLASVGVRCWTDLPLRSVVAAGGLLVALSGLLSLTALGVYTHNLGILGMEQTPPHRPHHRLPQLTLHPAGSLYFGWVGGCVQVVGGVALLLSFKIRPRCPSCSQLKNKQDTEVYDVSC, encoded by the coding sequence ATGCAAACCCCGGCCTCCATGGTGATGGGCATCGTGTTCGCCCCTCTGGGCCTGGTGCTGGTCTTCATGGCAGCCATCACGCCCCAGTGGAGGGAGGGGCAGACCCAGCTAGTGGGTGTGGCCGGGGCTGAGCCCCGCCTCCTCCTGCGCACCGATGGCCTATGGGAGAGCTGCCTACAGGTGGCCCACTCGGAATTGAAGCAGTGCTGGCCAGTAGAAGGCGCCTACCAGAGCGACCCACAGGTGAGGCTGGCGCAAGGCCTTGTGCTCAGCTCCTTGTTCCTGTGTGGTGCCGGCATTGTGCTGGCCAGTGTGGGGGTGAGGTGCTGGACCGACCTGCCTCTGAGAAGCGTGGTGGCGGCGGGAGGCCTGCTAGTGGCGCTGTCAGGCCTGCTGAGTCTAACCGCCCTGGGGGTGTACACACACAACCTTGGAATACTGGGGATGGAGCAGACACCCCCCCACAGACCTCATCATAGGCTGCCACAGCTCACTCTCCACCCGGCCGGGTCGCTCTACTTCGGCTGGGTGGGGGGATGTGTACAGGTGGTGGGGGGGGTGGCGCTACTGCTCAGCTTCAAGATTCGGCCCAGATGTCCCTCCTGCTCACAGCTGAAGAACAAGCAGGACACAGAGGTGTACGACGTCAGCTGTTAG